CGCCCCGGAGAGGTGGCTACTTGAAGTCATGCCGTCCTATCTCGACCACCTCGACCTTTACCTTCTGCCCCCCGACGGCGTGCGGCACGGGGCGACGGCCGGCGACAGGCTCCCGTTCTCGGCCCGAACGGAGGAATACCGGAACTTTCTTTTCCCGCTCCACATCCCGGCGGGAAAAAGCCGTCTCTATCTGAGGGTCAAGAGCACCAGCGCGATGACCGTGCTGCCCCGCTTCTGGCAGCCTTCCGCTTTCGAGCACGCCGTCAGCGGCGAGTCCGCCTTGCTCGGCCTCTATTACGGCGCCCTTCTGACGGTGACGCTCCTCAACCTGATCGGCTTCGCCATCAACCGCCAGAGCATTTACCTGACCTATTCGGGCTACGTGTCATTGATCGGCGTGCATTTTTTTGCCATCGACGGATTGCTGGCGCAATTCGCGCTGCCCGATCACCCGCTGATCGCCAACCAGATGCTGGGGGCCACGATGGGACTGGGGGCGATCTTCGGCTTTCGCTTCTATGCCCAGGTTCTTCGGCTGCCGGGCCGTTTCCCCTGGTCTGATCGGGTGATCTGGGGCATGGCCCTATTGGGCGGCGCCACGGCAATATCCGCGTTTACGCCTTACTACTCTGCCTTTGCGCCGCTGCTATTGCTCGCGATGATCGCGTCACTTCTTGTCTTTCTGAAACCCCTGATCTCCCTTTGGCGCAATCGGGATGCCGAAAGCCGGCTGATCGCGCTCGCCTATACATTTTACGCCGGGCTGCTTTTTACGACGCTGACGGCCGCCCTTGGCCTTACCGAGCCGACGAAGCTGTCTCTCATAAGCTCGCTGTGCGGAAGCGTGATTCATTTCGCGATCCTGCATTCAAGCCTTTTCCTGCGCGCTCATCGCGCTCAGCGGGACAAACTCGTCGCCGAAGCCGTTGCTGAAAGAGCGCGGCAGGAAGGAAGCATGGAAAGGGAAATGAGGATCGAGCGCGAGCGTCTGCTGGACATGATCGGCCACGAAATTCTTACCCCGGTGGCTGTCATCGATGCGGCGAACCAGACGCTTCGGGTCCTTGATACCGATACGTCGCCCGATCGCGAAAAGCGCTATGACCGGATCGGGGGTGCGGTCGAGCGGTTGAAGGCCATGCTGGATTTGGCCACTCATCGCCAGAACCTGGAGGCCGATTACAGCGAACCCGCCCGCCATCCGATCAATATCGAAGGGCTGATGCAGGAAAGTGTCGAGCTTCTTGGTCCCGAGGGGGAAAAGCGGGTAGCGGTTCGCTCCGGCACCACACTTCCTTCGGTCCAGGCGGACGAGCGCATGCTCCGTTTCGCTCTCCTCAATCTGCTGGACAACGCGGTGAAGTATTCCCCCCGCAATTCGCCCATCGAAGTGGACGTTTCGCCTCGTTTCCATGACGGCCGAAGCGGCCTGTGCTGGTCGATCGTCAACGATGGGGCGGCAATTCCGCGCGACATCGAAACCACGATTTTCGACAAATATGTTCGCGGCAGCGAGGAAGCCGGCCAAGCCGGCATGGGATTGGGGCTTTACCTGACCCGGTACATCTTCGAACGACATGGGGGATGGGTGCAACTGGAGGAAAATACGAAGGGAAGAATCTGCTTCCTGGCTTGGCTACCGACCGATACGGAACAGGCCGGAGCGAAGCAGGAGGCCGGCCAATGCGAATAGTGCTGGTCGAGGACAATTCCGACTTCCGCGAAGAAGTGCAGTTCCATTTGCAGCGGGCCGGACACGAGGTTTTCATCGCCGCCGATGGCGCCGGCCTCGACCAGGTGCTGGCGGTGCATCACATCGAGATTGCCGTCCTTGACCTGGGGCTTCCCGGCGAGGACGGCCTGTCCATCACCCACCGCCTTCGCATGTCTCATCCCGAAATCCGGATCTTGATGCTCACCGCACGATCCAGCCAGCATCACCGGATCAGCGGATTGGAAAAAGGGGCCGATTCCTACCTGACCAAGCCGGTCGACATGCGGGAATTGTGTGCCGTCATCGAGAGCATCCGCAGGCGCATTTCGCCAGCCGTGGCCGACCATCGCGCGCCGGGCTGGACCCTGAGCCTGTCCACCATGACGATCATGACGCCCAAGGGTGAACGGATCACCTTGACCCCGACCGAAATGCTTCTGCTGCGCCCGCTTGCGGAAGCCGCGCCGGACATCGTCAGCCGACAGCAATTCGCCAAGGCGCTCGGGCATCGCGAGGAGGATTACGATTACCGGCGTCTTGAGGCCGTCATCAGTCGCTTGCGAAGAAAAATCGCGACGTCGGATGAGGAAAGCTCTGTGATCAAGCCGGCTCGTGGTAGAGGCTATATCTTCGCCGCGCCAATAACGGTGATCCCCTAGTTATGACGCCACGAATCGCCGCCGGTTCACTTCTGATATGCTCGCTGGTGATTTCCGCCGCCAAGGCGGAAACGCCCGTACCCAGGCTGTTCGCCACTCCCAGCTTCGTCGAGACCCGCTTCATGCAACGGCATGCCGGCGAGGATGTGCCGCGTCCAATTCTGTTGCCGTCCATTCTGACGGCTACGCCATTCATCTCGCCAAGGCATCCCCCGCCGCCGGAAGTCATCCACCAGGGCGGGCCGGCGACGGGGATGATGGCGGGGCTTGAAAGCGCTGGAGACGTTGCTTTCTCGGGCATCGCCGCCCGGCAGGCCATTGATGACACCGTTCTTTGGGCTGGGCTTCGCGCCGACCGGGCCAATCCCTATCGCGACGGTACGGGGCAACGGGTGAATTATGGCTATGAACGCGTCAGTCCCCAAGCCGTGCTTACCCATCCGCTGGGGCCTCGCACAGGTTTGACGGTTTTTGGCTTGCTCGACAATTTCGAGGAATCGCGAACGCCCCACAGCGCCACCGACGCCCCCCAGTTCCAGCACGGTCTGGGAACCATCCGGATCGACCACGCCCCGATGGGCTCTGTCTTTGACCGCCTTGAGATCGCGGCCAGCGTGGATAGCATCACCTACGCTGCGGACAACTTCACTCTACGCGCACCGGGCGCCCTGGGGCTTCGCTATGAAGGAGACTGGATCACCTGGCGCGGCCATGTGCGTGGCGAGTTCAAGGCCGCCGAGTGGAAGGGCGCCCTCATTCTCGATGCGAGCTTGCTGAAATACCTTACGGTGTTGGACACAAGCCGAGTTACCCAGGGCCGGAGTTCCTACCGGCTGCCTGACACGGAAATCGCCACGACCGCAATCGCCCTCGAAGGAACTCGCCCCGTCGGTCAGGCAGACAGACTGGCCGC
This is a stretch of genomic DNA from Magnetospirillum gryphiswaldense MSR-1 v2. It encodes these proteins:
- a CDS encoding response regulator transcription factor encodes the protein MLVEDNSDFREEVQFHLQRAGHEVFIAADGAGLDQVLAVHHIEIAVLDLGLPGEDGLSITHRLRMSHPEIRILMLTARSSQHHRISGLEKGADSYLTKPVDMRELCAVIESIRRRISPAVADHRAPGWTLSLSTMTIMTPKGERITLTPTEMLLLRPLAEAAPDIVSRQQFAKALGHREEDYDYRRLEAVISRLRRKIATSDEESSVIKPARGRGYIFAAPITVIP
- a CDS encoding sensor histidine kinase encodes the protein MILQVLAILGLLAVLVDSAQASSPVVLDGRAGDVDGRGHMAIFRDPEGTRTLDEIIGIDAAGRFKPIPGNVGLGYTPDTIWLRMDLVLPEGAPERWLLEVMPSYLDHLDLYLLPPDGVRHGATAGDRLPFSARTEEYRNFLFPLHIPAGKSRLYLRVKSTSAMTVLPRFWQPSAFEHAVSGESALLGLYYGALLTVTLLNLIGFAINRQSIYLTYSGYVSLIGVHFFAIDGLLAQFALPDHPLIANQMLGATMGLGAIFGFRFYAQVLRLPGRFPWSDRVIWGMALLGGATAISAFTPYYSAFAPLLLLAMIASLLVFLKPLISLWRNRDAESRLIALAYTFYAGLLFTTLTAALGLTEPTKLSLISSLCGSVIHFAILHSSLFLRAHRAQRDKLVAEAVAERARQEGSMEREMRIERERLLDMIGHEILTPVAVIDAANQTLRVLDTDTSPDREKRYDRIGGAVERLKAMLDLATHRQNLEADYSEPARHPINIEGLMQESVELLGPEGEKRVAVRSGTTLPSVQADERMLRFALLNLLDNAVKYSPRNSPIEVDVSPRFHDGRSGLCWSIVNDGAAIPRDIETTIFDKYVRGSEEAGQAGMGLGLYLTRYIFERHGGWVQLEENTKGRICFLAWLPTDTEQAGAKQEAGQCE